The following are from one region of the Gloeocapsopsis sp. IPPAS B-1203 genome:
- a CDS encoding Lrp/AsnC family transcriptional regulator — MKKVKLDTTDVKLLHLLEVDARASIADLARALNMSAPSVSDRLRRLEESGVLQGFTIKIEPKILGYSLAFYIRIRPLPGQLSKIVSLIIEIEEVVECDRITGDDCFIAKAYVKSADDLERIIDQLIPYAQTNTSMIQSSPVKRRLPRLDEYIS, encoded by the coding sequence ATGAAAAAAGTAAAATTAGATACTACAGACGTGAAACTGCTCCATTTACTAGAAGTAGATGCAAGAGCGTCGATTGCAGATCTGGCGAGAGCACTTAATATGTCTGCTCCCAGCGTTTCTGATCGCCTACGTCGCTTAGAAGAGTCTGGAGTACTTCAAGGTTTCACAATTAAGATAGAGCCGAAAATCCTTGGTTATTCTTTGGCATTCTATATTCGGATTCGACCACTACCTGGACAACTCTCAAAAATAGTTTCCCTCATCATCGAAATAGAAGAGGTCGTTGAATGCGATCGCATCACAGGTGATGATTGCTTCATTGCCAAAGCATATGTAAAGTCTGCTGATGATCTAGAGCGCATTATCGATCAACTGATACCTTACGCTCAAACAAACACATCTATGATTCAGTCATCCCCAGTCAAACGACGACTACCTAGATTAGATGAGTATATATCTTGA
- a CDS encoding M61 family metallopeptidase yields the protein MTEATAVRPDSKISATPQILYRVAMPQPESHLFEVSLNLTGWKSPVLDLKLPVWTPGSYLVREYAKHIQNFTATAREKPLLWHKLSKNHWRVTTTDLEETITIKYRVFAHELSVRTNHLDTTHAYFNGAALFFRVPEWEKQAISVTIVPPKPKWRVTTPLPTLDAPNTFIAANYDTLVDSPFEIGCHELHHFEVLGKSHELAIWGKGNIDAVKMIPDIQKIVQVEAEIFDGLPYETYIFLLHLSSQGNGGLEHKYSCSLNYPRLGFRAKEKYDHFMQLVAHEFFHLWNVKRIRPKALEVFDYDRENYTPSLWFCEGTTSYYDIIIPLRAGIYDAKSFFNNLSKDITRLQTTPGRLIQPLSESSWDAWIKLYRPDPNSGNSQISYYLKGELVSFILDLLIRDRHNNTRSLDDVMRQMWQQFGKSEVGFTPEQLQQVIESIAEIELTDFFDQYIDDVEELPFNRYLEPFGLQISADMEDNAAPYLGIKAQAENGKEVIKFVEADTPAAIAGINAGDELLAIDGIRVQATHLSDRLKDYQLYDKIQVSVFHQDELRTYDVTLAEPRPNKYQIVPVDHPSATQQQNFQAWLAVPLEAAFD from the coding sequence ATGACGGAAGCAACTGCTGTTCGCCCCGATAGCAAAATTAGTGCAACTCCACAAATCCTGTATCGGGTAGCAATGCCGCAACCTGAATCACATTTATTTGAAGTTAGCTTAAACCTGACAGGTTGGAAATCACCTGTACTCGATCTCAAGTTACCTGTTTGGACACCTGGTTCTTATTTAGTCCGAGAATATGCCAAGCATATCCAGAATTTTACAGCAACAGCAAGAGAAAAACCGTTGTTATGGCACAAGCTGAGTAAAAATCACTGGCGAGTCACAACTACTGATTTAGAAGAGACAATTACAATAAAATATCGGGTGTTTGCTCACGAGTTATCAGTACGTACAAATCATCTAGATACAACTCACGCTTACTTTAATGGTGCTGCGCTATTTTTTAGAGTTCCTGAGTGGGAAAAACAGGCAATTAGCGTGACAATAGTTCCGCCCAAACCTAAATGGCGGGTGACAACTCCTCTACCAACATTAGATGCGCCCAACACTTTCATCGCTGCTAACTACGATACTTTAGTTGATAGTCCCTTTGAGATTGGCTGTCACGAGTTACATCATTTTGAAGTTTTAGGGAAATCCCACGAACTCGCAATTTGGGGTAAGGGAAACATTGATGCAGTCAAAATGATTCCAGACATTCAAAAGATTGTTCAGGTAGAAGCCGAGATATTTGATGGTTTACCTTACGAAACATACATCTTTTTGTTGCATCTATCGTCTCAGGGCAATGGTGGTTTAGAACACAAATATAGTTGTTCTTTGAATTATCCACGGCTGGGATTTCGGGCAAAAGAGAAGTACGATCACTTTATGCAGTTAGTTGCACATGAGTTTTTTCACTTGTGGAACGTTAAACGAATTCGTCCTAAAGCGTTAGAAGTATTTGACTACGATCGCGAGAATTACACGCCCTCACTGTGGTTTTGCGAAGGAACAACAAGTTACTACGACATCATTATCCCTTTAAGAGCAGGTATTTATGATGCTAAGTCGTTCTTCAATAACTTAAGTAAAGATATTACGCGCTTACAGACTACACCAGGGCGATTGATACAACCACTCTCTGAGTCAAGTTGGGATGCTTGGATTAAGTTGTATCGTCCTGATCCCAACAGTGGAAATTCACAAATTTCTTACTACCTCAAAGGCGAATTAGTGTCGTTCATACTAGATTTACTAATTCGCGATCGCCACAATAACACGCGATCGCTTGATGATGTCATGCGACAAATGTGGCAACAATTTGGTAAATCAGAAGTTGGTTTTACTCCAGAACAGTTACAACAAGTCATCGAGTCGATCGCAGAAATCGAGTTGACTGATTTTTTTGATCAATATATTGACGATGTTGAAGAGTTACCCTTTAATCGGTATCTTGAACCCTTTGGTTTACAAATATCAGCGGATATGGAAGATAATGCAGCACCTTATTTAGGAATCAAGGCGCAAGCAGAAAATGGAAAAGAAGTTATTAAGTTTGTTGAAGCAGATACACCAGCAGCTATTGCAGGGATCAATGCGGGGGACGAGTTACTGGCGATTGATGGCATAAGAGTACAAGCAACTCATTTAAGCGATCGCCTTAAAGATTATCAGCTATATGACAAGATTCAAGTATCAGTCTTTCATCAAGACGAATTACGCACTTATGATGTTACACTTGCCGAGCCTCGTCCTAACAAATATCAAATTGTGCCTGTGGATCATCCTTCTGCTACTCAACAGCAAAATTTTCAAGCATGGTTAGCAGTGCCGTTAGAGGCAGCTTTTGATTAG
- a CDS encoding HetZ-related protein 2: MPHIEVQVVMQTLRVFKEDNLMIKWTETLTQGWRSRLCRELQQYSEVTQESIWRWLIGNDIERIETMLPHELDLVQQGMEYRYCILLQRYLGQTPERAYRNLTTRLSSLVLLRNKIRTWVSLSRDRTTTVLDVLQEVIQELLQSDRYMQQQMNWIAQCTNDVKLRNALLFTSLEEYSLRRIRNQPLIAYRFVNYLRRISRGGLTQVPAQDLVKLVSEDLLTEDNDDPISLFDTPAIAEYQDRQAFIEQQSLRIKVQKEFEAYLFQKLGATAVKWLQLYLQGKSQEAIAHYLNLQVKEVYRLREKISYHAVRVFAAKEQTELVGNWLENSLQEHSFGLTPQQWQSYWAKLTPKQCQLVKLLKDGKDTAAIAQTMRLQTHQVLSEWTKLYLVAQTIRSQD, translated from the coding sequence GTGCCACATATAGAAGTGCAGGTTGTCATGCAAACTTTACGGGTATTTAAGGAAGACAATCTCATGATTAAATGGACAGAAACTTTGACACAAGGTTGGCGATCGCGGCTTTGTCGCGAACTACAACAATATTCTGAAGTCACCCAAGAAAGTATTTGGCGCTGGCTAATTGGCAATGATATTGAAAGAATCGAGACAATGCTTCCCCACGAGCTAGATCTCGTACAGCAAGGAATGGAATACCGCTATTGCATTTTACTGCAGCGCTATTTAGGACAAACGCCAGAACGAGCTTACCGCAACTTGACAACTCGATTGAGTAGCTTGGTGCTTCTCCGTAATAAAATTCGGACTTGGGTATCTCTGAGTCGCGATCGCACGACAACAGTGTTGGATGTTTTACAAGAAGTTATTCAAGAGTTGTTGCAAAGCGATCGCTATATGCAGCAACAAATGAACTGGATTGCCCAATGTACTAACGATGTGAAACTACGCAACGCACTACTATTTACTAGTCTAGAAGAATATAGCTTGCGCCGGATTAGGAATCAGCCTTTGATTGCCTATCGATTTGTTAACTATTTACGCCGTATTTCGCGTGGAGGATTAACGCAAGTTCCCGCCCAAGATCTCGTTAAGCTTGTCTCAGAGGATCTCCTCACTGAGGACAACGACGATCCAATTAGCCTATTTGATACACCAGCGATCGCTGAATATCAAGATCGACAAGCTTTCATAGAACAACAAAGTTTAAGAATCAAAGTTCAAAAGGAATTTGAAGCTTATTTATTCCAAAAATTAGGAGCAACCGCAGTTAAATGGTTACAGCTATATCTGCAAGGAAAATCACAAGAAGCGATCGCCCATTATTTAAACTTGCAAGTCAAAGAAGTGTATCGGCTACGTGAGAAAATTAGCTACCATGCAGTGCGCGTATTTGCTGCAAAAGAGCAAACTGAACTTGTCGGAAACTGGCTAGAAAATTCTTTACAAGAACATAGCTTCGGTTTAACGCCGCAGCAATGGCAAAGCTATTGGGCTAAATTAACTCCCAAGCAGTGTCAGCTTGTTAAGTTACTAAAAGATGGTAAAGATACAGCAGCTATCGCCCAAACAATGCGTTTGCAAACACATCAGGTACTTAGCGAGTGGACTAAACTGTACTTAGTAGCTCAAACGATTAGAAGTCAAGATTGA
- a CDS encoding PIN domain-containing protein, which yields MYLLDTDVLIDIQRGHTPAIAWFTTLLEVPSVPGFVVMELIQDAQNKQQVRKALQLVAPLPVVWPTETDCARALSDFTVYSLSHKVGLIDALIAACAIGHGFILCTFNTKHY from the coding sequence ATGTATTTACTTGATACTGATGTCCTAATTGATATCCAGCGCGGTCATACTCCTGCAATTGCTTGGTTTACAACCCTTTTGGAGGTTCCAAGCGTTCCTGGCTTTGTTGTCATGGAGTTAATTCAGGATGCACAAAACAAGCAGCAAGTTCGTAAAGCATTGCAACTTGTAGCACCATTACCTGTTGTTTGGCCTACTGAAACTGACTGTGCCCGTGCTTTATCTGATTTCACAGTTTATAGTCTATCGCACAAGGTAGGGTTAATTGATGCTTTAATTGCTGCCTGTGCCATAGGACATGGTTTTATACTCTGCACGTTTAATACTAAGCACTATTGA
- the sat gene encoding sulfate adenylyltransferase: MSYRDGIAPHGMQLINRVATPEQKQEFLDKADSLPRVQLDQRAVSDLEMIAIGGFSPLSGFMEHEDYERVVAQMRLANGLPWSIPITLSVDEAIAEPLKEGGLIRLDDTNGRFIGVLQLTQKYHYDKAKEAVNVYRTDDIKHPGVKVVYNQGSVNLAGPVWLLQRDPHSLFPKYQIDPAASRQMFKEKGWKTVVGFQTRNPIHRAHEYIQKCALETVDGLFLHPLVGATKEDDIPADVRMNCYEILLEHYYPQDRVILAINPAAMRYAGPREAIFHALVRKNYGCTHFIVGRDHAGVGDYYGTYDAQYIFDEFESAELGITPMMFEHAFFCQRTQQMATTKTSPSKPEERVHLSGTKVREMLRRGELPPPEFSRPEVAAELAKAMRIPVEAK, translated from the coding sequence ATGAGTTATCGAGACGGCATCGCTCCCCACGGAATGCAGTTGATCAATCGTGTCGCTACACCTGAACAAAAGCAAGAATTTTTAGATAAAGCTGATTCTTTACCGCGAGTCCAACTTGATCAGCGAGCCGTTTCTGACTTAGAAATGATCGCAATTGGTGGCTTTAGCCCACTAAGTGGATTTATGGAACATGAAGACTACGAACGGGTAGTCGCCCAAATGCGATTAGCAAACGGTTTACCGTGGTCAATTCCAATTACGCTATCAGTAGATGAAGCGATCGCCGAACCGCTCAAAGAAGGCGGCTTGATTCGTTTAGACGATACTAATGGTCGATTTATTGGTGTCTTACAACTTACACAAAAATATCATTACGACAAGGCGAAAGAAGCTGTCAATGTTTATCGTACTGATGACATTAAGCACCCTGGTGTAAAGGTTGTCTACAATCAAGGCTCAGTCAATCTTGCTGGTCCAGTTTGGTTATTACAGCGCGACCCTCATTCACTATTTCCTAAATACCAAATCGATCCAGCCGCATCGCGACAAATGTTTAAAGAAAAAGGCTGGAAAACAGTTGTCGGCTTTCAAACTCGTAATCCTATCCACCGCGCCCACGAGTATATTCAAAAGTGCGCACTAGAAACTGTTGATGGATTGTTTTTGCATCCTTTAGTAGGTGCAACAAAAGAAGACGACATTCCAGCAGATGTGCGCATGAACTGCTATGAAATTTTGCTGGAACATTACTACCCTCAAGACCGCGTTATCTTAGCAATTAACCCCGCAGCAATGCGGTATGCTGGACCCCGCGAAGCAATTTTCCACGCGCTGGTTCGTAAGAACTATGGTTGTACTCACTTTATTGTTGGACGCGATCATGCAGGTGTTGGCGATTACTACGGTACATACGACGCGCAATACATCTTTGATGAATTTGAGTCAGCAGAGTTGGGCATCACACCAATGATGTTTGAACACGCTTTTTTTTGCCAGCGGACTCAGCAAATGGCAACAACAAAAACAAGCCCAAGCAAACCAGAAGAACGGGTTCACCTTTCGGGAACCAAAGTACGAGAAATGCTCCGTCGTGGAGAGTTACCACCACCAGAATTCTCGCGCCCTGAAGTTGCAGCAGAATTGGCGAAAGCAATGCGGATACCAGTAGAAGCAAAATAG
- a CDS encoding DUF1622 domain-containing protein gives MMSAVSIIENFNLAQDVETIVRILDKQVVSIIQLLALFVISIGIIKALLIFVQQALFQSHSGTAFQKSRLEMGYSFSLGLSFLVGASILKTIIAPTWDDIGKLGAIILIRTVLNYLLLQAIAKQSITNNTITSTSQPREIMVSAK, from the coding sequence ATGATGTCAGCAGTAAGCATAATAGAAAATTTTAATTTAGCCCAAGATGTAGAAACAATAGTTCGGATACTAGATAAACAAGTCGTAAGCATCATTCAACTACTTGCACTTTTTGTAATTTCTATAGGAATTATTAAAGCTTTACTGATTTTTGTTCAACAAGCTTTATTTCAATCTCATTCTGGTACTGCTTTTCAAAAAAGCCGCTTAGAAATGGGCTATTCTTTTTCGTTGGGGCTAAGCTTTCTTGTTGGTGCTAGTATCCTAAAGACAATTATTGCGCCCACTTGGGATGATATTGGCAAACTAGGTGCAATTATCTTAATTCGCACAGTTCTAAATTATCTCCTGCTACAAGCAATTGCTAAGCAATCAATAACAAACAATACCATTACTAGTACAAGTCAGCCTAGAGAGATAATGGTAAGTGCTAAGTAG
- the mnmA gene encoding tRNA 2-thiouridine(34) synthase MnmA, which translates to MKKVVVGLSGGVDSSTAAAILQQQGYEVVGLTLWLMKGKGQCCSEGMIDAAYICEQLGIEHHVVDIREVFQTNIVDYLVAGYSAGITPLPCSQCNRTVKFGPMLDYAREHLGIDKIATGHYARITYDAATNRYQLRRAVDRNKDQTYFLYDLSQDLLAGTVFPLGETVKTETRQIAAQFDLKTANKPESQDLCLVEANGSMRQFLDKYITPKQGEIVDATGKVLGQHEGVHHYTIGQRKGLGIAAAEPLYVIGLDAAMNRVIVGDRTNATQSECTVQRVNWVSIAEPTAPIRAEVQVRYRSHPVPVTVIPLENSRVKLVFDEPQFSITPGQAAVWYDIDTVLGGGVIERNN; encoded by the coding sequence ATGAAAAAAGTCGTAGTTGGTCTATCTGGTGGCGTTGATAGTTCTACAGCAGCTGCCATTTTACAACAACAAGGTTACGAAGTTGTAGGTCTTACTCTTTGGCTAATGAAGGGTAAAGGTCAGTGCTGTTCTGAAGGTATGATTGATGCGGCTTATATTTGTGAACAGTTGGGAATTGAGCATCATGTTGTCGATATTCGCGAAGTTTTTCAAACTAATATCGTCGATTATTTAGTTGCAGGTTACAGTGCAGGAATTACACCTTTACCATGTTCGCAGTGCAACAGAACTGTAAAATTTGGTCCTATGTTGGATTATGCCCGCGAACACTTGGGTATAGATAAAATTGCTACAGGTCACTACGCTAGAATTACTTACGATGCTGCAACAAATCGCTACCAGTTGCGTCGTGCGGTAGATCGCAACAAAGATCAAACTTACTTTTTATACGATTTATCACAAGATTTACTTGCAGGAACAGTGTTTCCTTTAGGGGAAACAGTAAAGACAGAAACACGGCAAATTGCCGCTCAGTTTGATTTAAAAACTGCTAACAAACCAGAAAGTCAAGATTTATGTTTAGTCGAAGCTAACGGTTCGATGCGTCAATTTCTTGACAAATACATTACACCCAAACAAGGTGAAATTGTCGATGCTACGGGAAAAGTGTTAGGACAGCACGAAGGAGTGCATCACTATACAATTGGACAGCGTAAAGGCTTAGGAATTGCGGCGGCTGAACCTTTGTATGTGATTGGTTTAGATGCAGCGATGAATCGAGTGATTGTTGGCGATCGCACCAACGCTACGCAATCAGAATGCACAGTACAACGAGTTAACTGGGTTTCAATTGCAGAACCTACTGCACCAATTCGGGCGGAAGTTCAAGTACGCTATCGTTCGCACCCAGTTCCTGTCACAGTTATTCCCCTAGAGAATTCTCGCGTCAAGCTAGTGTTTGATGAACCGCAATTTAGTATCACCCCTGGTCAAGCTGCAGTTTGGTATGATATCGATACAGTGTTAGGCGGCGGCGTGATTGAACGCAATAACTAA
- a CDS encoding EamA family transporter has protein sequence MKTLRVVLSYTAAAPPHIWFVISAIFHYLGPSFAVLLFQYVGVLGVAWFRIASAAMIFAILTRPWKTFRSANREVLILLWLLGACLALMNSTFYLAIDRLPLSLVAAIEFVGTIAIALFGLRSVHNYIALLLAAIGAFILTGIHWFSDPIGLTYAIINGLLFMSYIVLGHRTARQGAGEGVGRLGAAMAAAFIVVMPIGFSQAVAALPHPTLILAGVGVGICSSVIPYVCDQLAMSRIPRNTFALMLALLPATATLVGAIVLGQIPTLKDAIGISLVMVGVSIHKPALIEG, from the coding sequence ATGAAAACATTAAGAGTTGTTTTATCGTATACTGCGGCTGCACCACCTCATATTTGGTTTGTTATAAGTGCAATTTTTCACTATCTTGGTCCATCCTTTGCAGTGCTTCTGTTTCAGTACGTTGGTGTGCTTGGCGTTGCTTGGTTTCGGATTGCTAGCGCAGCAATGATCTTTGCAATATTGACTAGACCTTGGAAAACTTTTCGTTCAGCAAACCGAGAAGTCCTGATTCTGCTTTGGCTACTTGGTGCTTGTCTTGCTTTAATGAATAGCACATTCTATCTCGCCATAGATCGCCTACCACTCAGTTTAGTAGCTGCTATCGAATTTGTCGGCACAATTGCTATCGCTCTATTTGGATTAAGGTCGGTGCATAACTATATAGCACTGTTACTAGCAGCAATTGGAGCTTTTATTCTGACAGGTATTCATTGGTTTAGCGACCCAATAGGACTTACCTATGCCATAATCAACGGTTTATTATTCATGTCCTACATCGTTCTTGGACATCGAACAGCACGTCAGGGCGCAGGAGAAGGTGTTGGTCGCCTTGGTGCTGCGATGGCTGCTGCATTCATTGTTGTAATGCCAATTGGATTTAGTCAAGCAGTAGCCGCACTACCTCATCCGACACTCATTCTGGCGGGGGTTGGGGTTGGAATCTGTTCCTCGGTAATTCCTTACGTTTGCGACCAGCTTGCTATGTCTCGCATTCCACGAAATACCTTCGCACTAATGCTTGCATTACTCCCTGCAACTGCAACTCTTGTTGGCGCGATTGTACTTGGTCAAATTCCCACTTTGAAAGATGCTATAGGAATTTCGCTTGTAATGGTTGGTGTCTCAATTCACAAACCAGCCCTTATAGAGGGATAG